GCGCTGCTGGCCCGCGCCCGCAACCCGCACCGCGAGGTCGTCGCGATCGGCGACTTCCAGAGGGTGAGCTGGTCCGAGGCCGGAACCGCCGCCCGCCTGCGCCTCTCCGACGAGCTGCGCCAGGGACCCGTGCGGCCCGACATCGTGCTTTTCCCCGTCGGCCGCCCCGTGACCGACAACGTGGCGGTCGAACGCCTGCGGCCTTCCCGCGAGATCCTCGGCGTGGGCCAGAAGCTCGGCCTGCGCGCCCACCTGCGCAACTACGGCGAGGCCTCCTATCCGGACCTGCGCGTCGTCTTCAAGGTGGACGGCCGCGAGCGCGACGTGGCGCGCGCCTCGCTCGGCCCCGGCGAGGAGGTCCAGGTGCTTTTCACCCACACCTTCGACGCGGCCGGATCGCACGTCGTCGAGGTCGAAACCGCCGCCGATCCGCTGGCGGCGGACAACCGCCGGCTTCTGAGCGTCCCGGTGTGGGACCGCCTGCCCGTTCTTCTCGTCAGCGGCGACCCCAACCCCGAGCCCCTCCGCGGGGAGACCGACTTCCTCGAGATCGCGCTCCGGCCGTACGCGGCGGCCCGCGCGGAGCTCGCCGATCTCGTCGTCCCCCAGGTGGTCGAGGCGCGCGACCTCGACGCGCGCCGCCTCTCCGAGGCCCGCGCCGTGGTCCTGGCCAACGTGCCGCAGCTTTCCGAGCCGCAGCTCCGGGCGCTCGAGGACTTCGTGCGCGCCGGCGGCGGCCTTCTCGTCTTCCCGGGCAACCGCATCAACAGCGCCTGGTACAACGCCGCGTTCGTGGCCGGCGGCCGCGGCCTTCTGCCGCTTCCCGTGGCCTCGCTCGCCGGCAGCCTGAGCCCGTCCGGCTCCCGCGCCTCGATCGTGTCCCAGCACTACGCCCACCCGGCCCTGGAGCTTTTCAACGACCCGCGCAACGGGTCGCTTTCGGACGCCCAGATCTGGCTGTGGTACCGCATGCGGCCGGACGCGGCGTCCCGCGAGGGCGAGGCGGCCCCCGCCGTCGTGGCCACGCTCGACACGGGCGATCCCTTCCTGGTGGAAAAGAAGTTCGGCGAGGGACGCGTGCTTCAGTGCGCCGTGCCGTGCGACGCGGACTGGTCGAACCTGCCGCTGCGGCCGACGTACCTTCCCCTGGTGCAGCAGCTCGTGGCGTATCTGGCTTCCCGGGCCGAGCCGCCGCGCAATGTGGAGGTCGGCCGGCCGCTCGTGGCGTTCCTCCCGGCGTCCGCGGCCGGCCGGAAGGCCGCGCTCGTCGATCCCGAGGGGAAATCCTTCGAGGTGCCCGTGGCCGACCGCGGCGGCCGCGCGGTGGCGGAATTCGGACCCGCTCTGCGCCCCGGACTTTACGTCCTCGAGGTCCCGGGCGGGGGGCCCATCCACTTCGTTGCCCATACGGATCCGAAGGAGTCGGATCTGCGCCGCCTGTCCCCGGCGGAGATCGAGGCCGAAGCGCGGCGCCTGGGCGCGACCGTGGTGGATTCGGGGGCGGCCTACCGGCGCCTCGATCAGCGGCGCCGCTACGGCCGGGAGATCTGGCCGGCGCTCTTGGCGGCCGTGGTGGGCCTCCTCTTCCTCGAAGTCGTCCTCGAGCAGGCGTTCGCGCGCCGGGGGGCGGTCCCATGAGCCTGCGCTTCCTCGGCGAATGGAATCCGTGGGCCGGGGCGGCCGCCGCCGTCGCGCTCGCGGCGGCGATGGTGTGGCTCTATCGCCGCGAGACGCGCGGCCGCCGGGATCGGCGGGGATGGATTCTCCCCGCCCTCCGAGCGCTCGCCGTGGCCCTGGCCGTCCTCATGCTGACGGGACCCGTGCTTCACCACCGGCGCGAATTGGACGAACGGGCGCGGGTGCTCGT
This Planctomycetota bacterium DNA region includes the following protein-coding sequences:
- a CDS encoding CARDB domain-containing protein, encoding ALLARARNPHREVVAIGDFQRVSWSEAGTAARLRLSDELRQGPVRPDIVLFPVGRPVTDNVAVERLRPSREILGVGQKLGLRAHLRNYGEASYPDLRVVFKVDGRERDVARASLGPGEEVQVLFTHTFDAAGSHVVEVETAADPLAADNRRLLSVPVWDRLPVLLVSGDPNPEPLRGETDFLEIALRPYAAARAELADLVVPQVVEARDLDARRLSEARAVVLANVPQLSEPQLRALEDFVRAGGGLLVFPGNRINSAWYNAAFVAGGRGLLPLPVASLAGSLSPSGSRASIVSQHYAHPALELFNDPRNGSLSDAQIWLWYRMRPDAASREGEAAPAVVATLDTGDPFLVEKKFGEGRVLQCAVPCDADWSNLPLRPTYLPLVQQLVAYLASRAEPPRNVEVGRPLVAFLPASAAGRKAALVDPEGKSFEVPVADRGGRAVAEFGPALRPGLYVLEVPGGGPIHFVAHTDPKESDLRRLSPAEIEAEARRLGATVVDSGAAYRRLDQRRRYGREIWPALLAAVVGLLFLEVVLEQAFARRGAVP